A window of uncultured Litoreibacter sp. contains these coding sequences:
- a CDS encoding flagellar basal body-associated FliL family protein gives MSDTDIDEDQTKPAKSKKGLLVGVVGAALLGGGAYYAVNSGMVLAPAQEVAEEKPIIEETEMATFLPLTPILVSLGTGSANQLRFHAELEVEPTKYEAVENLMPRILDVLNGYLRAVDIGELKDPAALIKLRAQMLRRVQLVTGGGHVRDLLITEFVLT, from the coding sequence ATGTCCGATACCGATATTGACGAAGACCAGACCAAGCCGGCCAAAAGCAAAAAGGGTTTGCTTGTAGGCGTGGTTGGTGCCGCGCTATTGGGTGGTGGCGCTTACTATGCAGTCAACTCGGGCATGGTATTGGCACCAGCTCAAGAGGTGGCTGAAGAAAAGCCCATCATTGAGGAAACCGAAATGGCGACCTTTCTTCCCCTGACACCGATCCTGGTGTCTTTGGGCACTGGGTCGGCCAATCAACTTCGATTTCATGCAGAGCTAGAAGTTGAACCCACAAAATATGAGGCCGTCGAAAACCTGATGCCAAGAATTTTGGATGTCCTGAACGGATATCTGCGGGCAGTCGACATCGGCGAACTCAAGGACCCGGCTGCCCTGATAAAATTGCGCGCGCAGATGCTTCGCCGGGTCCAGTTGGTCACAGGGGGCGGTCATGTGCGCGATTTGCTGATAACGGAGTTTGTTCTGACATGA
- the motA gene encoding flagellar motor stator protein MotA, with translation MIGIVGIIIVFAMVFGGYLAAGGKMGIIMKSLPFEMTMIGGAALGAFVISNDMAGIKHTAKDIAKVFKGPKWVRSDYQDLLCLLFELIRIARKNPVELEPHIETPEDSAVFGRYPKIQKDREAVELICDTMRSAGMNYDDPHQVEEVLEKRLEANLHHALHSSHALQTVADGLPALGIVAAVLGVIKTMGSIDQPPEILGKLIGGALVGTFLGVFLAYGFFGPFAAKVKTITEQDGQFHLLIREVLVANLHNHAVNICIEVGRQNTPGHLRPSFSDLEQALKEAKQVAA, from the coding sequence ATGATAGGTATTGTTGGCATTATCATTGTCTTCGCCATGGTTTTTGGCGGCTACCTTGCCGCTGGCGGTAAGATGGGGATCATCATGAAATCCCTGCCATTCGAAATGACAATGATCGGCGGTGCCGCCTTGGGCGCATTTGTCATCAGCAACGACATGGCCGGAATCAAACATACCGCAAAAGACATTGCGAAGGTCTTCAAAGGGCCCAAATGGGTGAGATCTGATTATCAGGACCTGCTGTGCCTTTTGTTTGAACTGATCAGAATAGCGCGCAAAAACCCGGTCGAGCTGGAACCTCATATTGAAACGCCGGAAGACTCGGCGGTGTTTGGGCGATATCCGAAAATTCAAAAGGACCGTGAGGCCGTCGAATTGATTTGCGACACGATGCGGTCTGCTGGAATGAACTATGACGACCCGCATCAAGTCGAAGAGGTTTTGGAAAAGCGGCTGGAAGCCAACCTGCACCACGCGCTGCACTCCAGCCATGCTCTTCAGACGGTTGCGGATGGATTGCCAGCCCTTGGTATCGTCGCCGCCGTGCTTGGTGTGATTAAGACCATGGGTTCCATTGACCAGCCGCCGGAAATCCTGGGCAAGCTCATCGGCGGCGCACTGGTCGGGACATTTTTGGGTGTCTTTCTGGCGTACGGTTTCTTCGGTCCGTTCGCAGCAAAGGTAAAGACGATCACGGAGCAAGATGGACAGTTTCACCTTTTGATCCGCGAGGTGCTTGTCGCCAACCTTCATAACCACGCTGTGAATATCTGCATTGAAGTCGGCCGGCAGAACACGCCGGGTCATCTGCGTCCAAGTTTCTCCGACCTGGAACAAGCACTGAAGGAAGCCAAGCAGGTCGCAGCATGA